The sequence CCGATGCCCGCCAAGAAACGCAGGAGCTTGGGGAACCCGTCGGCGTTCGCCTTTGTGAGCGTGGTATTGGTGGAGACATACATGCCCGCGCCGAGAGCCGCCTTGAGGCCCGCGCACGTCTCCTCCCAAGCGCCCGCCGAGCCCACGATGGCATCGTGCACCGTCGGGTCGGCCGACTCGATGCTCACCTGAACGTAATCGAGGCTCGCGGCCTTCAACTTGCCCACGAGGTCCGCAAGTGCTCTGCCATTGGTGATGAGCCCCGTCACGAACTTCTCGGCGTGGCGTACAAGCTCCACCAAGTCGCGCCGCATGGTGGGCTCGCCACCCGTGAAATTCACCATAGGTATCCCAGCGCGCCACAAGCGGTCGAGCACCTGTTTCCATGACTCGGTGTCGAGCTCTCGCACGTTGGGCATATCCGAGGCATAGCACCAGGCGCACGCGTTCTGACAACCTGAGCGCCCCATGGAGGCGATCATGAGGTCCATGCGGGCGGGAGCTCGCCACTCGACCCGAGACATGACGCGCCCGGGAACGCCACGCTCGGCCGGGCACGCGCCGCGCGAAAGCTCCGCGATGAGCCCATACATGTAGTCGATGTCCGCTTCTATCTCGGCTGTCGGCACGCGCGGGTAAAGCTCATGCACGCGGCGGGCGGTCTCGCGCTTCACCTCTGACCAGGTCTCCTCCGAGACCTCACTGCCCGGCCGCGTGAGCTCGTGAACCACTTCTATGAGCGCCTGCACCACGTCGGCGGCGCTTTCGTCCAGGAGCAGGAGCTGGCTGCCGTTTATCCATAGGAGGTTCCTGGGGCGCCTCGCGATAGCAGCGAGCACCGTTCCTCCAGACCGCCTGAGGTGGAGGCGGATCACGCCTGGTCCCTCAGGGTCTATGGTCGCGTGGAACATCCCTGGGTCCCTCGAGAACCGTCGACGTCGCGCTCTCAACTTGCCTCGCTCCTCCTTCTGCCCGTCTCCGCGGGCGGGGCGTGCCACCACGTGTGTGCGCCTGCGCCGGCTCGCACCCGCTTCCTTGCCCGTCCGTCGGGGGCGGAAACGCACGAGGCCGGCGGCGCCGCGTCCATATAACCAGAATGACGTAACGAGCGCCGTTCGTCAAGGCTTAATCGACAAGGCTAATCGACCGGGCGACGGGGCTTGACGGTCGCCAGGGAGGTGCAGGATTTCCAGGCGCGGCAAGGAAAACATAATAAGATACGGCACTCCCGGTCATCTCTTCCGGAAGCGGGGTGCGCTTGTGGGAGTCAGGTTTGTTCTCGGTCGCGCGGGAACGGGAAAGACCACGCTGTGCTTGAACGAGGTCCGCGAGGCCCTTCGCAAGGATCCGTGTGGCCCACCCATGATAATCCTCGTCCCCGAGCAGGCGACGTTTCAGGTGGAACGCGCGCTCGTCAACACCCCGGATCTGCCCGGCTTCATGAGGGCGCAGGTCCTGAGCTTCAAACGGCTTGCCGGCCGCGTGCTCCAGGAGCTTGGCGGCGGCGCCCGCCGGGACATAGGGGATCTGGGAAAGCTCATGGTGCTGCGGTCTCTCATCCGGCAAAAGGCGGGCGAGCTTTCGCTCTTCGTGAAAGGGTCGGAGAGGTACGGGTTCGCGCAGTGCCTTGCGGAAACTCTCCGGGAGCTCGCGATGTACCGGGTAACCCCCGAGGATCTCGAAGCCAGGGCCGCCGAGTTGGACAAGGCAGGCCTCGGCATGACGCCAGTCGCCCTCAAGCTGCATGACCTTGCGGTGGTGGTGCGGGCATATCGCGAGTACCTGGGCGACAAGTTCCAAGACCCCGACGACCATCTCTCGCTAGCCGCCTCGAGGATCGCCCACTCCACGCTGACGAGAGGCGCTTTGGTCTGGGTGGACGGCTTCCGAGGGTTCACGCCTCAGGAGTACTCGGTGCTCGAAGCGCTTCTCTGCGCGGCTCGTCGGGTTAGCGTGGCGCTGTGTTTGGACCCCGATGCGATCGACCACCCTTTTCGTGACACGGATGTGTTCCGCCCCACGAGGGAGACATACGAGAGACTGGTCGCGCTTGCGCGAGAGCTCGGCGTGGGGGTCGAGCCCCCCGTGATCCTGCGGGCGCCTGCGGCGTCCGGCGCCGGGCCGGGAATGGGCGGGAGCACGTCGACGGGCGTGCGGTCCGCTCCCCTTCGCCACCTCGAGCGGGAGTTCGGGCCACGGCGTCCCGCACCTTTCAAGGGGGAGCCGCACGGAATACGGCTTGTGGCTGCGACGAACCCCCGCGCCGAGGTGGAAGCCGCCGCGCGTGAGATCCTGAGGTTGGCACGCGAGGACGGGATGAGATTCCGGGACATCGGCGTGATAGTGGGGGACCTCGAAGCCTACCACGACCTCATCGAGCCCATCTTCAAGGACCACGGCATTCCGTTTTTCATTGATCGTCGGCGTTCCGTGGGCCATCATCCCCTCGTGGAGCTCGTGAGGTCCGCCCTCGATGTGGTGTGTGAGGATTGGGCTTACGACCCAGTCTTCCGCTATCTCAAGACAGACCTCGTTCCGCTATCCCGTCGCGAGGTGGACCTCCTCGAGAATTTCGTGCTGGCCCGCGGCATAAGGGGCACGCGCTGGTTTGATGACAAGGTGTGGACGTGCACGCGCGCCTCGGACTCGGCCTCGGGCTTGGGCTCCGACTCAGCCTCGGAATCGGGCTCGGACCCAGGCTCGAGCCGCGTGCGCTCCGAAGACGAGGACATGACGCGCACGCTCGGTGAGGCGCGCGCCAAAGCCACGGCGGCGCTCGC is a genomic window of Bacillota bacterium containing:
- a CDS encoding radical SAM protein, yielding MRARRRRFSRDPGMFHATIDPEGPGVIRLHLRRSGGTVLAAIARRPRNLLWINGSQLLLLDESAADVVQALIEVVHELTRPGSEVSEETWSEVKRETARRVHELYPRVPTAEIEADIDYMYGLIAELSRGACPAERGVPGRVMSRVEWRAPARMDLMIASMGRSGCQNACAWCYASDMPNVRELDTESWKQVLDRLWRAGIPMVNFTGGEPTMRRDLVELVRHAEKFVTGLITNGRALADLVGKLKAASLDYVQVSIESADPTVHDAIVGSAGAWEETCAGLKAALGAGMYVSTNTTLTKANADGFPKLLRFLAGIGVRYVGCNTLIQTGRGARHPDAIEPQALKGVLAEAAAVARELDLEFSWFSPTCYKDLDPVAMGFGAKSCSACHTNMAVRPDGVVVPCQSWLHGEGLGNILTTPWERIFNHPLARKVRAHGFAPPECARCRHFVLCGGACPLEMLNARGGHGERGKAGAESDVACGAPRSRSEGGLEEQPSTSLTGRKAR